Below is a genomic region from Deinococcus misasensis DSM 22328.
GGCATTCGGCGGGTCATCGAAGAGAAATTGCTGTACCACACGCTGGCAGGCGTGCCCCAGCACCACTTCAAGAATGTGAACACCCCTCAGGACACCCTCGATCTGATGGAAAGCTGACCCACCCAATTGACCGGCATCTGACATTTCATTTACCGTGTCATGGGAAAATCAGACATGCACAACAACCTGTCCGGCCCTCAAAGCCTGCTCGACTTGCGTTTCGTTTCTGACCCTCAGGTGTGTGGGGCCAGAGTGGTCTTTGTTCATTCCACCCCTTTGCAGAAAAAATATGTGTCCAACCTGTACCTCTGGCAGGAGGGTCAACTGTTGCAACTCACCCACGGTGAGGACCAGAACACCTCTCCACGGTTTTCGCCAGATGGGCAGAAACTGGCGTTCATCAGCAACCGCTCTGGATCGTCTCAGGTCCACCTGCTGGATTTGCAAGGCGGAGAAGCCCGCAAGCTCACGGCTTTGGAGGCTGCCCCTTGGGGTTTGCAGTGGACCCCGGATGGCAAAGCCCTGTCCTTTATGGCAAGCTTGAAAAAGGCAGACCATGAGACGGTTTTTGTGACCTCCTCGGCCAGTTACCAGTTCAATGCAGAGGGGTTGTTGCCCGAGCAACCCGACCAGTTGCACCTGTTCCACCTGCTGACCGGTGAGCAGGAAATCCTCACCAGCACCACCGTGGACATCCACGATTACCAGTGGCTGCCTGACGGCTCTGGTGTGGCCTACATCTCTGCCCCCACCGCTCAGGATCTGGCATCTGCATGCCTGTGTGTGTACCGCCAACCCCTCAAAAGGCAACCCGAGCAGGTGATGACCGCCACTTCTGACTTTTCCCAACTGAGCATTCAGCCGGATGGCTCTGGGTTTGTGGTGCTCCGCAAAGACCAGAGCTGGCACGATGGACACCTGTACCATTACCACTGGGATGGGGCCTGCAAACGTCTTGACGAGGGTTTTGACTATCCTGCAGGGAATTATGTGACTGGCGATGCCCTGTACGGGGTTTACAACACCAGAGCCCAGTGGTTGGATGCCCGAACCCTGCTGGCGATTTACACCCTGGGCGGATCCTCGGGTCTGTTTCAGGTGAAACTCTCTGGCGAGGTGACCCCTGTGCTGCACCACCATGCCAGAGTGATGGCGGGTTTTCATGTGTCGCAGGGCAAAGTGGCGTTCATCGAGGAGTGCGCCACCGAACTTCCCGAGGTGTACCTCTGGGAGGATGGTGTGGTGACCCCGGTTTCCCAGCAAGGCAGCCTGCTGGTGGATTGGCCCATCCTTGAGCCCATTTCTTTGCGGGTGGGCAATGTGGAGGGTTGGCTCCTGAAACCCGAGCAAGCAGGCCCTCTGCCTGTGGTTCTCAGCATCCACGGTGGGCCACACATGGCGTATGGGCACGCTTTCATGCATGAGTTTCAGATGCTGGCCCAGCAGGGTTATGCGGTGCTCTATTGCAACCCGAGGGGCAGTGTAGGGTATGGTCAGAGCCACTCTGGGGCCATTCAAGGCCGCTGGGGCACCATCGACGCCGAAGACATCCTCTCGTTTCTGGAAGGGGCTCTGGCGCAGTTTCAGGAGCTTGATCCTGAGCGCATGGCCGTGGTGGGGGGCAGTTACGGCGGGTACATGGTCAACTGGCTGACGGCCCACACCCACCGCTTCAGGCGGGCCATCACAGACCGTTGCGTGTCCAATCTGGTGTCGTTTGCTGGGACTTCAGACATTGGTTTTTATTTCGGACAGCACGAAATCGGAGCCAATCCCTATACGGGTGATCCTGCAGTGCTCTGGGACCGCAGTCCCATCAAATACGTTTCGCAGGTGAAAACCCCCACACTGGTGGTCCACAGTGAACAGGATTTGAGGTGTGCTCTGGAGCAGGGTCAGCAGTGGTACCATGCCCTGAAAACCCTTGGCATTGAAACGCGCTTCGTGCGCTTCCCAGAGGAGAACCACGAACTGTCCCGCTCGGGCCGTCCGGACCGCCGGATGGTGCGTTTGCAGGAATACCTGAACTGGCTCAGTCCCCTATGAGCCAATTTATGCACGTTTAATGCGTTGATCAGTGAAATGGGAGGATTCGTTTGAATCCTCCCATTTCAAAAAAATTCACAGGGGGACAAGCTCTTGTTCTGTCAAATGCACTAACGCTGGGTTTGCAGGCCCAGATGCATGGACCTTGGGAAGAGGCCCCGGTCCCATGCCCCTTTGTGGAGGGTTTCCCGGAAATCGGGATGGGCCACATGGATCAAGGCTTCCGCACGCTCAGAGAGGGTTTTGCCGTACAGATCTGCAATGCCGTACTCGGTGACCACATAACGCACATCGCCCCGCGTGGTCACCACGCCAGAGCCCGGTTTCAGCAAGGGGGTGATTCTGGAATGCATGACCCCTTTCACATTGGCCGTGGAGGTCACCGCAATGATGGGTTTGCCCCCCTCGGACATGGCTGCTCCCCGCATGAAATCCAGTTGCCCTCCAAAGCCCGAGTACATGCGGGTTCCGATGGAGTCCGCGCACACCTGACCGGTCAGGTCCACTTCCAGAGCGGTGTTGATGGCCACCATGTGCCGGTTCTGGGCAATCACCATCGGGTTGTTGACGTAATCGCTCGGGTGCATTTCCAGAAGCGGGTTGTCGTGGGCAAAGTCGTACAGTTCTCTGGAGCCCAGCATCAGGGTGCCGATGATTTTCTCGGGGTGCAGGGTTTTGCGGCTTCCGGTGATGATCCCTTCTTTGAGGGCATTCAGAATGGCCGTGGACACCATCTCGGTGTGGAGCCCAAGGTCTTTTTTGCCTTTTAAAGCATGCAAAACCGCGTTGGGAATGTTGCCGATGCCCAGTTGCAGGGTGTCTCCATCTTCAATCAGGCTGGCAATGTTGTGCCCGAGTTTCTGTTCCACTTCGGTGAAAGGAATTTCTTCCAGTGTGGGCAATGGATGGTCAATGTCCACAGTCGCAAACACCTGAGACATGTGGATGAACGCATCCCCGTGCACTCTGGGCATGTGTGGATTGATCAGGGCGATGGTGCGTGCTGCATTTTCCACAGCGGCTTTGCTGGCGATCACTTCAGTCCCGAGGCTCATGTAGCCGTGCGGGTCAGGGGGGCTCACCATCACCACGGCCCAATCCAGAGGGATGTGCCCCGAGCGGATCAGTTTGGGAATCTCACTGAGGAAGATCGGCACATAATCCACCACCCCGTTGCCAATGCCCATCCGGTCATGTGGCCCGAGGAAAAAACTGCGGTAATGGAAAGGGGAGCCTGCCACAGGTTTCAGTGCAGTTCCCATTTGCAGCAGACCGCAAAACTCCACCCCTTTCAAGCTGTGCAAATGCGATTCCAGTGCTTCCAGAAAAGGGGTTGGGGTGGCAGCATTGCCAGACAGAAACACCCGTGCATACGGTTGAATCCACGATGCTGCCTCTTCAAGGGTGACGCTCAGGGCATGCATGATTGGCTCCTTTGAGCCCAGCATAAGCTTTTCATGGACGGCAATTGTCCTGATTCTGACCAGCAAAAAAGACCCGAAATGCTCGGGTCCTTTAAATCAAATCCTGCTTTGAGAGGAAGTTTTCTCAGGGAAGGGCGCGGGTCAATTCCAACGCTTTTCCAGCATTGAGCAGTCCAGCTCCGCACCCTTGGGTGCAAGCAGGGAGGGCCGTGGCAGATTTGCGCAGGATGTCTTTCACCTGTGCTGGGGTGATTTTGGGTTTCAGGCTGTACATCAGGGCCACCACACCAGAGACTTGAGGGGTGGCCATGCTGGTGCCTTCCATGAAGGCGTAGTACCACTCGCTGCCATCTGGGCTCCACAGGGCAGACAGAATCCCGTCCCCATAGCCGTCGTTGTTGTCGTCTCGGGTGGTGTCTCCACCTGCTGCTGCAAGGGTCACTTTGCTGCCGAAGTTGCCGTAGTAGGTTTTGGTGTTGTCAATGTTCACGGCTGTCACTGCGATCACGTTGTTGCAGTTGGCAGGGGAAGAACCCGAGGCGTCTTTGCCATCGTTCCCTGCTGCAACCACCACCGTGACCCCTCTGGCCACCACATCATTGATCGCACTCTGGTAGGTGACCGGGCAGGCGGTTCCGGTGTAGCCTCCCAGACTCATGTTGATGACTTTGGCAGGGGTGGTGTTGGCGGGCATGCCAGGCACGCTCATGCCTGCAGCCCAGCGGATGCCGTCGGCAATGTCGGCCATGGAGCCCCCGCATTTCCCGAGCACACGCACGTTCTGAATTTTGCTGCTCCAGCCCACACCAGAAACCCCTTCGGTGTTGTTGGTGGATGCTGCAATGATGCCGTCCACGTGGGTTCCGTGCCATGAGTTCTCATAGGTGAAACCATCATCACAGGTGCCACCATCGCCCACATCGGTGGGATCGCTGTCCCGTCCGTTTCCATCTCCACCCATTTTGGGGTCAGAGAGCATGTCGTAGCCAGCCACATAATTGCCCATCAGATCAGGGTGTTTGGTTTGACCGGTGTCCAGCACGGCCACCACCACATTGCTGCCTTTGGTGTAATCCCAGGCTTTGGGCAGGTTCAACTTGGGAAGGTGCCACTGGAGGCTGTAAAATTGGTCGTTGGGCACAGCAGCAGGCTTGAACACGTAATTGGGTTCGGCATACTCGATGTCGAAGAACTTGTTCAGCTTGTCAAGGGCCTGTCGGGTTTTCTTGTCCAGAGCCTCAATCACGCTGCCCCCAGCTTTGACATCGAGACCCAGCACAGAGAGGGACAATCCAGAGCCTTCATCGAGTTGCACCAGAAAGGAACCATCTCCCAACTCGCGGATGGGGGTCAGGTTGATGCCTGCTTTTTCCAGTTGCTTGAAGATGCCTTTGGCGTTGCCTTTTTTCTTGAATTTGACGATCAACTGGCCAGGCACCACACCCACCGTCTGGGTGCGGGCATGGGGGTTCTTTTTGGTCACAACCTCTTTGTTCTTGTTCTGGGCGGTGGCTGCTCCTGCGAGCAGCAGAGAAGTGAGCACAATCGGTGTCAGTTTCATGCTTTCTGTTATAAGAAGACAGGCAGTGAGAAAGGACACGGGACCCTAAAGGTTTGCTTCAGGAAGGGTCAGAAAGGGAATGTCTAAAAAAAGGCTTAAGGTCAGAAACACAGCCCCCTCAAATGTCGTATACCTGAGATGACATGACAGATTCCCTTTATGCGCTGGAATTGCAGAATCTCAAGAAATCCTTTGGTCATTTTGTTGCGGTCAATCAACTTTCCTTGAACATCCAGAAAGGCCAGATGTTTGGTCTCTTGGGTCCCAACGGGGCTGGAAAAACCACCACCCTGCGCATGATTGCAGGTCTTTTGATCCCGGATGCTGGCGAGGTTCGCATTCTGGGCCAGAGTGTGGTCTCCCAACCCCAGCAGGCCAAGCGTCCTCTGGCTTACCTGCCAGATGAGCCTTTGCTGTACGGCAAACTCCGACCGATGGAGCATCTGGAATTTGTGGCAGGTCTGTGGGGCCTGTCTGCCTCTGATGCCTATCAGGAGGCCCAGGAACTCCTCAAGTGGCTGGATTTGTGGGACCACCGCCACGCCTTTGTGGAAAGTTACTCCAGAGGAATGAAGCAAAAGCTGGCTCTGGCTGCTGCCCTGATTCACAAGCCTCAACTGATGATTCTGGATGAACCCCTCACCGGACTGGATGCCGCTGCAGCCCGTCAGGTGAAAGACCTGCTCTCCCAGTTCGTGAAAGAGGGCAACACTGTGGTGCTGACCACCCACATTCTGGAGGTCGCAGAACGCATGGCAGACCGCATCGCCATCATCAACAAGGGCCAGATCATTGCCGAAGGCACTTTGCAAGAACTCCGCACCCAGAGCGGCGACACCGAAGGCACCCTTGAAGATGTGTTTCTGGATCTGGTGGGTGCCCAGTGAAGCCGGGCAGTGTGCTGTGGCTCCTCAAGTTTGAATGGACGTTGTACTTTCGAAACCTGCTGTCAGGCAGCCAGAAATGGGCCATTGGGGTTTTGGTCCTGATCGTGTTGATCGGTGCAGGAACCCTCTGGAACTTTTTGCGTGAATACAACGATGTGCTGACTTCCATGCCTGCCACCCTCTCGCCCACACTGGCTTTGCCTCTGACTCTGGTGGGTGGGGTTTTGTTTGTGGTGATGTTCATGACCGGCTTGCAGGCCAGTGTGCAGGTGATGTTTGAACGCAAAGATCTGGACCTGCTGGTGTCTTCTCCGGTCAGCACCCGCAGCATTTTTGCGGTCCGGGTGCTGGGTGTGGTGATGGCCGTCAGCCTGTGGTGGGTGACCTTTGGATTTCTGGTGGCCCTGATCGGCCTGATGCTGGGTTCTTGGCACCTGCTGGGTTTGCCTCTGGGGTTCCTGACCCTTGGAATGGTGGTTTCCACCGTCAGTGTGGGCATCAGTTTTGCTCTGGTCCGTGCTTTTGGGGTGCAAAAAACCCGCACCATCGTGCAGGTGACCACTTTTGTTTTTGGTGGCTTGATGTTCATGGTGTCACAGCTTCAGAACTTCATGCGTGCAGGATCAACCCCAGCTTGGATGCAAAACCTGAGCCAATGGGTGGTTCAAACCTACCAGAGCCTGCTTGCATTGCCTGAAACCTCGCTGCTCTGGTATTGGGCCCGCAGCCTGTGGCTGGAACCCCTGCCCACTTTGATGGTGCTTGCAGGAAGTTTGGCAGTGCTGACCCTGATGGTGACCATCACCCACGGGGCTTACCTGAAAGGGGCCAGCGAAGCCAGTGGATTCAACCGACCCAGACTCAAAAACCTGAAGCAAGCGCCTTTCCGGTCAGGAGGATTGCTGTTGCTGTGGTCCAAGGAATGGAAACTGGTTTTGCGGGATCCTGCTTTGCTGGCCCAGTTGGTCTTGCAGGTGGTGTATCTGGTTCCTTTGATGTTCATGATGTTCGGCATGAACTCTGGCGCAAGACAGGCCAATGCCTTCGCAGCCTTGCTGAACCCTGCATTCTGGGTGGCTGGGGTGGTGCTGGCAGCCAGTTCTCTCGCTTCATGGGTGGCACGGGTGTTCATTGCAGCGGAAGACCAACCCGATTTGCTGGCAATGTCTCCCCATCCTGTGGGCCATTTGCGCCGTCAAAAAATGTGGGTGGTGCTGGCCCCCATGCTGGTGGTTTTTGTGCCACTGGTGCTGTTTCTGGCTCGTGGCAAACCCATGCTGATGGTGCTGGGTGCAGGTGCGTTGGTCATTTGCCTCACCCTGATTGCACTGATGCAAATGTGGTGGGCCAAACCCATCCGCCGTGCAGACCTGATGAACAAAAGTGGCAAAGGACAGGGCGACCCCTTGCAGGGTTTCATGGAGGCCATCACCTACATGGGTTGGGCCGGAGCCATCGCAGCTTACGGGCAGGGCAGCACCAAATGGACCCTGATCGCTCTGGGCGTGGGGATTTTCTTTCCTCTCGTGCTGGCCCTGTTGAATCGGGGGAAAGCAAGCGCTCTGGGATATTGAAAAGACATTGCTGCCTTTAACAGTGAAACAGGAAGATTGAGATGAATCCTCCTGTTTCAAAAAACCTCCACCAGAGACAAAGCTTCTTGTTCAGTCAGACACGATAAAAAGCCTCTCCCATTTGGGAAAGGCAACATTTCTGCTGTTTGCTGAAAACAGTGCAATTGCGTTTTGTGGTCTGGCTGAATGTTGATCGCTGACCGCTTACTTCGCCTCGTACCAGCTTTTCCCAACCCCGACTTCCACCGTCAGGGGGACCTTCAAATCAAAAGCCCCTTCCATGCAGGATTTGAGAATCTGGCTGACTTCATCCACTTTGTCCTCGGGGACTTCCAGCACCAGTTCGTCGTGAACCTGCAAGGTCAGGCTGGCTCCGGTGCCCTCCAGAGCACTGTCCAGCATCAGCATGGCTTTCTTGATGATGTCTGCAGCAGTGCCCTGAATGGGCATGTTGTAGGCCACCCGTTCTGCGGCTTCGCGGGCCACTTTGTTTTTGGTGTGGATCTCGGGGATGTACCTTCTGCGGCCTAGCAGGGTCTGGACGTACCCGTGTTCCCGGCAGAATTCGAGGGTGCTCTCGATGTACTCGCGGATCTTGGGGTAAATGCTGAAGTACCTCTGGATGAAGGTGTTGGCCTCGGCGTAACTGATGCCCAGTTCGTTGGTCAGGCGGTGGGCACTCATGCCGTACAGCACCCCGAAGTTGATGGTTTTGGCAGCCCGACGCTGCATCGGAGAGACAAACTCCTCGTGGATGTTGTAAATCTGGGCTGCGGTCCTGCGGTGGATGTCGGCATCGTGCAGGTAGGCATCAATCATGCTGGGATCGCCCGAGATGTGGGCCAGAATCCGCAGTTCGATCTGGCTGTAATCGGCGGTCATCACCACGTTGCCGGGCTCGGCAATGAAGCCTTTGCGGATTTCCCGCCCGAGGTCTGAACGCACCGGAATGTTTTGCAGGTTGGGGTTCAGGCTGCTCAGGCGACCAGTGGCGGCCACCGTCTGGGCAAAGGTGGTGTGCAGGCGTCCGGTTTTGGGATGCACCAGAGAGGGGAGGGGATCGAGGTACGTCCCTTTCAGTTTGGCCATCTCGCGGTATTCCAGCAAACGGCCCACAATCGGGTGCTCTTCACGCAGTTCTTCCAGCACGCTGGCTGCTGTAGAGCGCTTGCCGGTCAATTTGGTTTTCTTGCCAGAGGCCAGTTGCAGCTCATCATAAAGGATGGTTTCCAGCTGGTCTCTGGAATTCACATTGAATTCTCGGCCAGCAAAGCCATAAATGGCCTGTTCCAGATTGCGAAGCTGCTGCCCCACGCTCTCCGAGAGGCCCTTCAAAAACGCCGTATCCAGCTTGACGCCCTTCAGTTCCATTTTGGCCAGCACGCACATCAATGGCTTTTCAAGGTCCTCGTACAGGGCTTTTTGTTCTGCATTGAACAGTGGGGGCAAAGCTTCCAGCATCTTGCGGGTGACGCTGGCCTGCTGGGCCACATCATCAGGCCACTCCAGATGCAGGTACCGCTGGGCCACATCCTGAGGACTGGTGAAATTGGGATCCAGCACATAAGCCATCAGGAGGGGATCGTCGCCGGGGTCCACAGTCACCCCGTTCAAAGTGGCCAGAGTGGTGAGTTCCTTGGCATTGGCGGCCTTCACATCCTGCTGCCCTTCCAGCACACTGAAGCTGGGGGGCAGGGCCATGTAAGCGGCTTCTTCGGTGGCGTAGGAAACGGCTTTCAGTTCGGCGTTCAGGTCGTGCAGCTTGCTGACCCCAAAAGCCCACACTGCTCCCTGAGGGGCATCCTGCCACTCGGTGGCCACCTTGGCAGCGGCTTGACTGGCCACCCCGAGTTCTTTCAGCATGGAACGGAATTCCAGTTCGTTCAGGAAATCGCGCAGGTCATCTTCCTGCATGGACCGTTTGTGGGCCTCAGAAAAGTCGATCTGGACATCCAGATTGGTGACCATGCAGGACAGTTCTCTGGAGAACAGCACATCGTCGTGGCTGGCCAGAATCTTCTCTGCGGTTTTGGGTGGTTTGAGGGTTCCGTTCTTGGCGGCCTCCAGAATGGCGTCCAGCGTGTGGTGCTCTTGCAGCAGTTTGGCTGCGGTTTTCTCTCCGATGCCTTTGGCTCCGGGGATGTTGTCGCTGGGATCCCCGATCAGGGCGCGGAAATCCACCCATTGCTGCACCGTGACCCCGTATTTCTCTTGCACTCCGGTTTCGGTCATCAGGGACCAGTCGCTGCGGATCACCTGCACGTTCTGGTTGATCAGTTGGTAAGAATCGCGGTCGCTGGTCAGGATGTGCACCAGATAACCTTCGGCCTCGGCTTTTTTGGCCAGTGTGCCGATGATGTCGTCTGCTTCGTAGCCTTCCAGCTCAAAACGGGGAATGCCCATCAGGTCCAGGCCCTGTTTGATCCTCTGGATCTGTCCGGGCAAATCCTGAGGCATTTCGGCCCGTCCGGCCTTGTACCCCTCGTACTGGTCGTGCCTGAAGGTGCGCCCGATGTCAAAGGTCACCAGAATGCAATGCCCCTCGTCCTTCAGGAGTCGGGTGATGGTCTTCAGAAAACCGAACACCGCATTCAGCGGTTCGCCTTTCGAGTTGGTGAGTGCATTGATGGCAAAGTAAGAACGGAACGCCAGAGCGTGACCGTCCACAATCACAATTTTCTTGATTGCTGCACCTGAAGAATTCGTTACAGACATAATCCCATTGTATCAGGAAGCCATGAAAGAAATCCCCTCCTTGCTCAGGAGGGGAAAAGGGTGCAGCTCGGGTTTATTTGGCGCCCATCACTTCGACATCAAAGATCAGGGTGGCATTGGGAGGAATCACGCCGGGAATCCCGTGGCGGCCATAAGCCAGATCGCCGGGGATGGTCAGGCGGGCTTTGTCGCCGACTTTCAGTTGCAGGAGGCCCTGATCCCAACCAGCAATCACGTAACCCACACCCACTGGAAACTCCAGAGGCTGACCCCGGTCCAGAGAAGAATCAAACTTCTGACCGTTCTCAAGGGTTCCGGTGTAGTGAACGCTGACCATCTGGCCTTTCTGAAGCTGGGGGCCATTTCCTTCGTGCAGTTTTTCAACAATCAGTCCTGACATTCGGTCAGTTTATCATGGAAGCCGTCACAGGCAGTTCCTCCTGCCATTCCCTCACAGGGTAGACGCAAAGTTGCTGTTCGGGCGATACAAACAGAAAGAGCCGTCAGCCCTTAGCGTTCAGCCGTCAGCCAGAAGGAAAGTCTTCTTCCAGTCGGTTGAGCCTGCCAAACCTGATGGGGCTTTGCCTTTTGGT
It encodes:
- a CDS encoding ABC transporter ATP-binding protein; this translates as MTDSLYALELQNLKKSFGHFVAVNQLSLNIQKGQMFGLLGPNGAGKTTTLRMIAGLLIPDAGEVRILGQSVVSQPQQAKRPLAYLPDEPLLYGKLRPMEHLEFVAGLWGLSASDAYQEAQELLKWLDLWDHRHAFVESYSRGMKQKLALAAALIHKPQLMILDEPLTGLDAAAARQVKDLLSQFVKEGNTVVLTTHILEVAERMADRIAIINKGQIIAEGTLQELRTQSGDTEGTLEDVFLDLVGAQ
- a CDS encoding FKBP-type peptidyl-prolyl cis-trans isomerase; this encodes MSGLIVEKLHEGNGPQLQKGQMVSVHYTGTLENGQKFDSSLDRGQPLEFPVGVGYVIAGWDQGLLQLKVGDKARLTIPGDLAYGRHGIPGVIPPNATLIFDVEVMGAK
- a CDS encoding acetyl-CoA hydrolase/transferase family protein; the protein is MHALSVTLEEAASWIQPYARVFLSGNAATPTPFLEALESHLHSLKGVEFCGLLQMGTALKPVAGSPFHYRSFFLGPHDRMGIGNGVVDYVPIFLSEIPKLIRSGHIPLDWAVVMVSPPDPHGYMSLGTEVIASKAAVENAARTIALINPHMPRVHGDAFIHMSQVFATVDIDHPLPTLEEIPFTEVEQKLGHNIASLIEDGDTLQLGIGNIPNAVLHALKGKKDLGLHTEMVSTAILNALKEGIITGSRKTLHPEKIIGTLMLGSRELYDFAHDNPLLEMHPSDYVNNPMVIAQNRHMVAINTALEVDLTGQVCADSIGTRMYSGFGGQLDFMRGAAMSEGGKPIIAVTSTANVKGVMHSRITPLLKPGSGVVTTRGDVRYVVTEYGIADLYGKTLSERAEALIHVAHPDFRETLHKGAWDRGLFPRSMHLGLQTQR
- the polA gene encoding DNA polymerase I, with amino-acid sequence MSVTNSSGAAIKKIVIVDGHALAFRSYFAINALTNSKGEPLNAVFGFLKTITRLLKDEGHCILVTFDIGRTFRHDQYEGYKAGRAEMPQDLPGQIQRIKQGLDLMGIPRFELEGYEADDIIGTLAKKAEAEGYLVHILTSDRDSYQLINQNVQVIRSDWSLMTETGVQEKYGVTVQQWVDFRALIGDPSDNIPGAKGIGEKTAAKLLQEHHTLDAILEAAKNGTLKPPKTAEKILASHDDVLFSRELSCMVTNLDVQIDFSEAHKRSMQEDDLRDFLNELEFRSMLKELGVASQAAAKVATEWQDAPQGAVWAFGVSKLHDLNAELKAVSYATEEAAYMALPPSFSVLEGQQDVKAANAKELTTLATLNGVTVDPGDDPLLMAYVLDPNFTSPQDVAQRYLHLEWPDDVAQQASVTRKMLEALPPLFNAEQKALYEDLEKPLMCVLAKMELKGVKLDTAFLKGLSESVGQQLRNLEQAIYGFAGREFNVNSRDQLETILYDELQLASGKKTKLTGKRSTAASVLEELREEHPIVGRLLEYREMAKLKGTYLDPLPSLVHPKTGRLHTTFAQTVAATGRLSSLNPNLQNIPVRSDLGREIRKGFIAEPGNVVMTADYSQIELRILAHISGDPSMIDAYLHDADIHRRTAAQIYNIHEEFVSPMQRRAAKTINFGVLYGMSAHRLTNELGISYAEANTFIQRYFSIYPKIREYIESTLEFCREHGYVQTLLGRRRYIPEIHTKNKVAREAAERVAYNMPIQGTAADIIKKAMLMLDSALEGTGASLTLQVHDELVLEVPEDKVDEVSQILKSCMEGAFDLKVPLTVEVGVGKSWYEAK
- a CDS encoding S9 family peptidase, which gives rise to MHNNLSGPQSLLDLRFVSDPQVCGARVVFVHSTPLQKKYVSNLYLWQEGQLLQLTHGEDQNTSPRFSPDGQKLAFISNRSGSSQVHLLDLQGGEARKLTALEAAPWGLQWTPDGKALSFMASLKKADHETVFVTSSASYQFNAEGLLPEQPDQLHLFHLLTGEQEILTSTTVDIHDYQWLPDGSGVAYISAPTAQDLASACLCVYRQPLKRQPEQVMTATSDFSQLSIQPDGSGFVVLRKDQSWHDGHLYHYHWDGACKRLDEGFDYPAGNYVTGDALYGVYNTRAQWLDARTLLAIYTLGGSSGLFQVKLSGEVTPVLHHHARVMAGFHVSQGKVAFIEECATELPEVYLWEDGVVTPVSQQGSLLVDWPILEPISLRVGNVEGWLLKPEQAGPLPVVLSIHGGPHMAYGHAFMHEFQMLAQQGYAVLYCNPRGSVGYGQSHSGAIQGRWGTIDAEDILSFLEGALAQFQELDPERMAVVGGSYGGYMVNWLTAHTHRFRRAITDRCVSNLVSFAGTSDIGFYFGQHEIGANPYTGDPAVLWDRSPIKYVSQVKTPTLVVHSEQDLRCALEQGQQWYHALKTLGIETRFVRFPEENHELSRSGRPDRRMVRLQEYLNWLSPL
- a CDS encoding S8 family peptidase, whose amino-acid sequence is MKLTPIVLTSLLLAGAATAQNKNKEVVTKKNPHARTQTVGVVPGQLIVKFKKKGNAKGIFKQLEKAGINLTPIRELGDGSFLVQLDEGSGLSLSVLGLDVKAGGSVIEALDKKTRQALDKLNKFFDIEYAEPNYVFKPAAVPNDQFYSLQWHLPKLNLPKAWDYTKGSNVVVAVLDTGQTKHPDLMGNYVAGYDMLSDPKMGGDGNGRDSDPTDVGDGGTCDDGFTYENSWHGTHVDGIIAASTNNTEGVSGVGWSSKIQNVRVLGKCGGSMADIADGIRWAAGMSVPGMPANTTPAKVINMSLGGYTGTACPVTYQSAINDVVARGVTVVVAAGNDGKDASGSSPANCNNVIAVTAVNIDNTKTYYGNFGSKVTLAAAGGDTTRDDNNDGYGDGILSALWSPDGSEWYYAFMEGTSMATPQVSGVVALMYSLKPKITPAQVKDILRKSATALPACTQGCGAGLLNAGKALELTRALP
- a CDS encoding ABC transporter permease codes for the protein MKPGSVLWLLKFEWTLYFRNLLSGSQKWAIGVLVLIVLIGAGTLWNFLREYNDVLTSMPATLSPTLALPLTLVGGVLFVVMFMTGLQASVQVMFERKDLDLLVSSPVSTRSIFAVRVLGVVMAVSLWWVTFGFLVALIGLMLGSWHLLGLPLGFLTLGMVVSTVSVGISFALVRAFGVQKTRTIVQVTTFVFGGLMFMVSQLQNFMRAGSTPAWMQNLSQWVVQTYQSLLALPETSLLWYWARSLWLEPLPTLMVLAGSLAVLTLMVTITHGAYLKGASEASGFNRPRLKNLKQAPFRSGGLLLLWSKEWKLVLRDPALLAQLVLQVVYLVPLMFMMFGMNSGARQANAFAALLNPAFWVAGVVLAASSLASWVARVFIAAEDQPDLLAMSPHPVGHLRRQKMWVVLAPMLVVFVPLVLFLARGKPMLMVLGAGALVICLTLIALMQMWWAKPIRRADLMNKSGKGQGDPLQGFMEAITYMGWAGAIAAYGQGSTKWTLIALGVGIFFPLVLALLNRGKASALGY